The SAR202 cluster bacterium sequence AAGCCCCGAACTCCAGGATGCGCCTTGCGCCGATGGAATAGGCGAGCGTCTGGAGGAGCATGCCTTCTATCGGCCCGGAGAGCATCTGCGGACTCGCCGCCTTCTCGTGCGTAACGCGAATGAGCTCTTGCATGTAGGCCGGTATCTGTGTGGTGTGCTCGGTGGAGTACTTCTCGAGCTCTTCTGAGACCAGGCTAATCATGCTTACCTCCAGCGTGGTTTTTCTTGGCGTAGCCCTTCACCGGCCCGGCCTCAATAGTCTTGATCCTCTCTGCCAGAAGGCGCTTCACCAGCGCTTCCGGGGGAGGCTCGCCTATGGGAAACCGCATCGTGCCCGCGGAGGCGCCGTAAATGGCGCAGTGGCTCGTCGCAGCGGCGAAATAGATGAGATACGCGCCGCGATAGTTGAAGGTCGGCATGCCGTAGCTGATCGTTTCGGCCGCCTCGGGCACGGCGGCGGTGATCATGCGGCGGATGGCTTCGAGGGTCTCGCGGGACTTGGCTGGGAGCGTTGAAATGTATTCGTCGATGTTTGCCGGTTTGGGTCCCATTCCGCCTCCTGCTCACTCCTGAGAATATACCAGAGGCGGCGCTTCTGTGCCTCGGCTACTTCAGCTTCCATATCTCCGGGAAGCGGATGACGAAAAGGGCGAGGAACACTAGCACGCAGGCCGCCGCGGCTGCCGTGGCGTGCGGCGCGCCGATCCACTCGGCGAG is a genomic window containing:
- a CDS encoding DUF1801 domain-containing protein — protein: MGPKPANIDEYISTLPAKSRETLEAIRRMITAAVPEAAETISYGMPTFNYRGAYLIYFAAATSHCAIYGASAGTMRFPIGEPPPEALVKRLLAERIKTIEAGPVKGYAKKNHAGGKHD